The following nucleotide sequence is from Deltaproteobacteria bacterium.
ACTCTGCAATTACTATGAGAGAATGATGGGCGTCAAGTTGACCGAGAAGCTTTCAGCGGTCAGCTCTCAGCTAGCAGCCGAGAAAAACCAACTGACTCCTGACTTCCGACTTCTGAGTAATAGACCATTGCATTGATTCTAAGGAGTGAAGGTGGAAGCGTCATTCCGGGCGAGCAACGCGAGACCCGGAATCCAGAAAGTATCACCACAGGTCTGTGCCGTATGCTCCTGGATTCCCGCCTTCGCGGGAATGACGTCCACGCCTCAAGCCGCAAATTTACTGCGATAAAGGAGTAATCCCCCTTGACCCTCGCATTGTGGAGCGGCATCTGTGATGGACTTTACGTGGAGGTACTTCCGATGGACGCAACGCAAAAGCAGAAGTTATTCGCACTCCTTGCTCAACAACATGTCGCTGTGGTGTCGACACTGGGTGAGGAGTGGCCGACGACGACGGTGCAAGCGTTTGCCGAGACGCCAGAGTTCGAGATGATCTTGATTATGTTGGAATCTGCCCCGAAGTTTCAAAATCTGAAAATGCGCCCTCAGGTTACCCTGCATATCGATAATCGCGATAAAGGGGATATCACCACGCTGCAGATCATTCGTGCGTGGATCGAAGGAATCGCTCGTGAGGTACCCAAGGGAAGTCCTGAGTGGGAAACCTCAAAAGGCGTATTCTTAAAAAAGAATCCTTTTGAAGCGCCGTTCTTTACGTATGATGCGCTACGGATGATACGTGTGGCGCCCAAGCGAGTGTCGTATGCGAATGGGGTTTCGGATTCGTTTAAGGCTGAGGTGTAGGAACGGGAGAAAGGTGTTCAGTTATCAGTTATCAGTTTTTTGCAAGTCTGTGCTTGCTGAAGACTGATAACTGACGACTGACGACTATTGAGGCTGACAGCCGAACGCCACGTTTCAATCCAACTGCAATTGACTTTGGCCCGGCACTTCTTCTCCGGCAATAAGCCGCTCAACATGAGTTCGCAGGGCGTCACGGTCGAGCCCGAGGTGATCACACACATAGACAAAAGAGAACGGAGCTTCACTAACGTCGCGAACCCAGGTTCGGTCTGCTTCCCATTGCCGGCGTTCTTTGGCATTGCGTCGTTTCTTGCCAGGATGGTAGGCAGCTAAGACGTGTAAGGCGTCAGTCAATAGTGCCCACATCAGTAGCCATTCGCTACGATGGAGAAAATTGTTCCGTGGGCGGACCTGGCAGGCTAAAATAATATCAGGTTGAAGATTCGCCTGTCCGTCGCCAAGAGGGCCTGTCATTAGTGGAGATTGTTGTACTGCCATATTCGTGCTTTTCATCCCCTTCCTCCCCACAACAGAAGAATTTCGGGGGTGGCCAGCGAAACCCCGATCGGTAGGTATATAGACAGTAGCGCTGGTGGATTTATTCACTTTCTAGGGAGAAAAACGCAAAAAAAAGGGCATACCAACGGTATGCCCTTTTGTAGGATCTGCGGAAACTCTCTTAGGCGATTTCTTGGAAAAAATATCCCGCAGTCTCTGGTGGCGGGCACAGCCCGCCCTACGTGTCATTGCCGGTTCTGGGTCGGGCAGGCTGTGCCTGCCATTATCGGCAGAACATCGACATCTCAGGGACCCCCTTTTTCGGAAATCACCTTAGCTAAGAGCGTCTTTACGGGTTTACTCTTGCTTACGGAGAGCAAAGAACGTGCTTGCGTTGCCGCGGCGGACAAGCATCAGTAATGTTTCTTTTTCCTTGGCGGCAGTGACGGCCTTTTCAAATTCCTCAACCGAACGCACTGGTTGACGGTTCACTTCTTCAACAATATCACCCGGCTGGATATTGCTGGCGGCGGCTGGACTGTCAGGCGCAACCTCGGTGACGACGACTCCTTTTTGCGCTTTCTCGATCTGAAAGCGGCGCGCCGCATCAGACGAGAGATTCGCCACCGTCATTCCCCACGTGTTTTCACTTTCTCCGCCACGTTGGTCGGCTTTGGCTTGTTGGTCAGTGAGTTCACCGAGCTTGACCGAATAGTTTTGCTCTTTACCGTTACGCAAAATCACGACTTCAGCTTTGTCTCCTACTGGAGTGCGAGCGACAAGGGCAGGAAGTTCATGCGAGTCCTTGACCGTGGTGCCATTGAAAGTAGTGATGACATCTCCGCGCTGCAGTCCAGCTTTTTCCGCTGGTCCACCAGAGGTCACTTCTGCCACTAGCGCGCCTATCGGCTCCTTTAAGCCGAAGGACTTCGCCAGTTCTGGAGTGACAGACTGGATAGCGACACCTAACCAGCCACGGGTCACTTTGCCTTTGTCTTTGAGCTGGTTCACGATTGATTTTGCCTGATCAACCGGAATTGCAAAGCCGATCCCAATGTTTCCGCCCCCCTGGCTAAAGATGGCGGTGTTGATGCCAATGACTTCGCCTCTGAGGTTAATCAGGGGTCCACCGGAGTTGCCTGGGTTAATCGACGCGTCGGTTTGGATAAAGTCGTCATAGGGACCCGCATTAATCACACGCCCCTTGGCGCTGACGATACCTGCTGTCACTGTTTGTTCTAAGCCGAAGGGATTGCCAATGGCGATCACCCAGTCCCCGACTTGCAAATCTGCAGACTTTCCGAGGGGAACTGTTGGCAGGTTATGCTTGACGTTGATTTTAATCAGTGCCAGATCGGTCTTTTCATCATTGCCGATCACTTTCGCTTCGTATTCCTCTTTGTCTGATAAGCGGACAGTTATTTTTGCGCCACTTTCGCCAGCCACGTGATTGTTGGTGATAATGTAGCCGTCTTCACTAATCAAGAAACCCGAGCCGAGGCTACGTTGCGGGCTGGGCGGACGATCACCGAAGAAACGGCGGAAAAACTCTTCGAACTCTTCACCCCCACCAAAGGGATTGGGTCCAGGACCGAAAGGTCCCGGTGGCATCTGTCGTCGACGCTCTCCTCGTTCGCCACGTTCGCTACGGCTGCTCCGCTCTGGCTTTTGTGTGGTGGAAATGTTGACCACTGCTGGTGATACACGCTTCGCAACATCGGCTAATGACGGGAGTGCGCCTCCACGTCCGCTGACTGCTGGTTGCGCGGGTGCTTCAGCAGACTTCCCAGTGCCAAAAATGTCGAGTGCCCACAGGGACGACGCTCCAGCCAAGACGATGCTGGTACAGAGCGTGGTTATGAATCTGCTACGAGGGAAGAGAAATCGAGAATACGTCATGCACGTCATCCTTAGTGGTTAGAGATTGGTTACTTTTCTTCCTGTTCACCACGCTCCTGCTTTTGGCGCAACTCCATCATCTTATTAAAGGTCGGGACAACAGGAGAGAATTCTGGTGACAAACGGTGACGAATCGATACTGCAGCATCAGCGGCAAGTCGGCGTAACGGTTGAGACGGTTCGGTACGTGAGACCTCATCGAGATACGTTAGGACACTATCGTTGCCGACGTCGCTGAGGGCGCGAATCGCCACCGCTCGGACATTCTGATCAAGGCGTCGTTTCAAGAATTCCATGATTGGCGCTGCTCCGCGCGGATCACCGATTTTTCCTAACGCCACCAAAATCTTGTGTTTGATTCCAGTATTCACCTCACGCAAAAAGAGTTGTTGGACGAGGACTGGGGTGGCGTCAGTCGCTCGCAGATTCCCAAGATACTCGATCGCTTTATTCTTGACGCGAATATCGGTATCTGCGGTGGCTGACATCAGATATTCAATCGCCTTGGGGTCTTTTGAATCACCGAGCGATTTGACTGCTTCCAGGCGAGTTTCTGGCCGATCATTTTGTAATCGCCGCACCCACTCGGTAATTGTGGCACCTTTCTGCCTCCGGTTCATGCGGTCCCGTACCCGATCGCCGGACAGCCGGTTGCCAATGCTTGAGCGACCATAGTCGCCAGCGAATTGGGCGTAACTAAGAGACGGGACAGCCAAAGAGATAAGTCCTGCGCTAATGAGCGTGATAGCGACGAACTTGGGTAAGTCTCGCGACAACAGAAACGTCCACCCCATGAAAAATATACCTCTGTAGTTATGTTGTTAGGCCTAGAACATGCATGAGCTTGGCTCAGCTTGCAAGAGCGTCACTGGGAGAAGAGTGAGTCTTGCTGATCCTCACGACGGAAGACTTGTACCTCTTCAGGATAGAGTCCGCCCTCTGGAATATCCTTGAGCGGGGTGCCGTCCTTGAGGCGGCCTTCCAGTGCCTCGCGATAGCTACAGACCAGGTATCGGTGCCCATCCCGTGGTTTGCCCGGAATGCGCGACTGCTCCACACGATTTGCCCCTTTTGCCTCCGGTCCGATGAGACGAATGACAAAGCGCTTTTTCATGAGCCCTTTGAGTGCGCGAATCACCGACGCGCGGGAGAGTCCTGTCATTTCCGAGACTTCGGCATACCCAGCGGTAATCAGCGGCGTATTCCGAAGTCCGATCGAGTGACGCCATAGGGCGCGATAGGTTTTCCACTCGCGGGGGTCCATGAGTTTGTTGAGATCATCTTCGAGAAGGTAATCTGGCAGCCGTGGGGAAGGGTGCCAATTGGTACGGCGCTTAAGATGGATTTGGATCTCCGACCCTTCAGCGGGTGATTGAGGTGTTGGTGGTGGAGAAGGAGGGACCGTAGATTCTCTCTTTGCCATGCAAGCCTCCCACGAGCGTGCAATTTAGAATATACTATTGACTATATTCAAATTCGGCCATTTTCAACCCCCGCACCGATCCGTACAGTGGCGCGATTACGCTTGGTGTTTGTGTAAGGAAGGAACCATGAAAATACGAGCGATCACTATCGGGAGTGAGCTACGTGCGCCGCTTGATCCCCATGTGATTACTGCAGGGGCGCGTTTAGCGAAGCAACTTGCGCAGGCATATGAGGCTGAGGGAATTGCAGTCCAGACCTTACGTTTTGCCTCGCAGCCATTTCCTCAATATCTGGGAGGCTGTTCCGAGACGGAATGCCTACGGTTTGCCCTCGAACTGCAACAGTGCTGCCGCGAGAATGGCATCGATTATTGTTCGCTTGGTCCGGTCGATCCCCAAGACCCTCGTGAAACTGCGTTCATGGCATATCTGCCGCGAATGATCGCAGAAACTGATAGTGTGTTTACCAGTGCGATCCTGGGAGATGGAACTCGTTCCGTTTCGGTGAAGACCGCCCAAGCGATCGCGCGGGTTATGCGTCAGATTGCGCAAATGACGAGTGGTGGGTTCGGGAACTTGCGTTTCGCTGGCCTGGTGAATTGTCCAGCGCACATCCCGTTCTTTCCAGCGTCGTTTCATCAGGGTGCTCCCGCATTTGCCATTGCGCTGGAAGCGGCAGATGTCATCGCTGCAGCTTGTGGGCCGGGGATCGAGTTCGTCGAGCTACGAAGTCGCTTGCGTCAAGCAATCGAAACGCAAATGTTGCCGGTACAAGAGATCGCGACACGCTTTGCCTCACCGCAATTCCGCTATCTCGGAATTGACCTCTCGCCAGCGCCTGGACCTCAACCGGAGGTGAGTATCGCTTATGCATTGGAACGGCTTGGCCGTGGGCAGTTCGGTGAACCAGGGACGTTGGCCGCTGCGGCAGCCGTGACGGCGGCGTTACGTGAAACAACGCTCCTCACTTGTGGTTATTGTGGGTTGATGTTGCCAGTGCTGGAAGACGCTGGCTTAGCCGCACGCAACAACCAGGGATTGCTGCGCCTATCGAGCCTTCTGGCGTATTCCGCTGTGTGTGGCACTGGTCTCGATACGATTCCACTTCCGGGGGATGTGACTGAGGAGCAACTGACGGCGATTCTGTTGGACGTCGTGAGCTTGGGGGTGAAACTCCATAAACCACTTTCAGCCCGACTTTTTCCGATTCCTGGGAAACGTGCGGGTGAGCAGACGGAATTTTCATTTTCGTACTTTGTCAACACACAGGTCATGGCGATAGCATAAGCAAAGGGGGAGGAAAGGAATGCGACGTTGATGCAAATGATTGGAGCCTCTGGAAAGATGAGTGTATCGCGCTGGGTATGGTTGTGGACCCCTGTCATTGTGTACTGTGTGTTAATCTTCACGCTGTCGGCTCAGAAAGATCTCTCACCACCACAATTCCCCTCTAGTGATAAAGTGGCGCACTTCGTGGTCTACGCAGGACTTGGCATCCTGTGGGCTCGCGCTGCGCAAGCGACATGGCCACGCTGGACGTTTCAACTGTTGCTGCTTTCAAGCCTGTTGTTTACCGGCCTGTATGGCGTGACTGACGAATGGCACCAGTTGTATGTGCCTGGTCGATTTTCCGACTGGCGGGATGCCGTTGCTGACGTATGTGGCGGTACGGTCGGGGGAATGGTGTATCTGGCGGGCAGCCGCTTCCTCAGCAAAAGAGCGGCAGTAAGTCCAACGCCGGTGGCGTGAGGCAGATGATCGAAACGATGAATGCAGAACGCGGAAGGATAAACGGCAAATGAAGACGGAAAGATTTTTGTCGTTCATCCTTCATCATTTGCCGTTTATCGTTGATTAGGATTGCCACGGCAACGGCATGTGCTGGTTGTCGGCAGTGCAGACGCGTACGGGAGCTTGTCCCAGGGCGGCGACGAGGTGCATATCTTCACTCCCAGTGTTCATAATTTGGTGAATCGCGTCAGGCGGAATTCGTAAGGTTGAGTTGGGACCAAACGCAGTCGTCACGCCTTTGACCATGCATTGACCTGAGCCTTTGAGGACGACGATTGCTTCTTCACACGCGTGTCGATGCACTGGTGTGCCACTTCCTGGCGCAATGGTTTGCATCCACATCTCGAGGGTCTTCATTCCATGCTCTGGGCCGGCTAACGTCTGATGTTCGAGCCCAGGAAGCTGAAACTTCGGAACGGTGTTGTTATCGACGATTGGCATATGCATACCTCCTTCTAAAAAAGCGGGCAGCCTTCAGCTATCAGTTATCAGCCAGATAAGGCAATTCGGTGCGTTCTGGGTCGCTCTTCACCTGACGCAGCTCCTGGTTTCGCTGAAAGCTGATCGCCGAACACTGATGGCTGTTGTATCACACTGAGAGATTATAAAAGCGGATCGCGTTGTCCCCTAGCACCTTGCGACGATCGGTCTCAGATAACGGTGCTAACCGTTCTTGCATCTCGTGCACGACACCGAACGACGCATCAACATGGGGATAATCTGAGGCCCAGACAAAATACTCAGCGCCAATGTGTTCGACCACTGGCGCGGTCAGGGTTTCATCAGGATCGGCGGAGACGAGACACTGACGATAAAAATACTCACTTGGCTTCATCTTGAGTGGTGTATACGCAGCCATGACGTTGTACTTGTGATCAAGGCGATCAAGCCAGGCAGAGATCCAATTTGCGCCAGATTCGAGTACGGTACATTTGAGGCGCGGATACTTTTCAAACATGCCCCACGAGAGCATCTGTGTGAAAGCCGCCATCACATCAATAGCTAAAAAGGCAAAACCAAAGAGCCGATCGCGGCGATCTCGTTGCAGCCAGCCGTGGTAGGAAGGGTGGTCGCGAACAA
It contains:
- a CDS encoding DegQ family serine endoprotease, whose product is MTCMTYSRFLFPRSRFITTLCTSIVLAGASSLWALDIFGTGKSAEAPAQPAVSGRGGALPSLADVAKRVSPAVVNISTTQKPERSSRSERGERGERRRQMPPGPFGPGPNPFGGGEEFEEFFRRFFGDRPPSPQRSLGSGFLISEDGYIITNNHVAGESGAKITVRLSDKEEYEAKVIGNDEKTDLALIKINVKHNLPTVPLGKSADLQVGDWVIAIGNPFGLEQTVTAGIVSAKGRVINAGPYDDFIQTDASINPGNSGGPLINLRGEVIGINTAIFSQGGGNIGIGFAIPVDQAKSIVNQLKDKGKVTRGWLGVAIQSVTPELAKSFGLKEPIGALVAEVTSGGPAEKAGLQRGDVITTFNGTTVKDSHELPALVARTPVGDKAEVVILRNGKEQNYSVKLGELTDQQAKADQRGGESENTWGMTVANLSSDAARRFQIEKAQKGVVVTEVAPDSPAAASNIQPGDIVEEVNRQPVRSVEEFEKAVTAAKEKETLLMLVRRGNASTFFALRKQE
- a CDS encoding VanZ family protein, translating into MQMIGASGKMSVSRWVWLWTPVIVYCVLIFTLSAQKDLSPPQFPSSDKVAHFVVYAGLGILWARAAQATWPRWTFQLLLLSSLLFTGLYGVTDEWHQLYVPGRFSDWRDAVADVCGGTVGGMVYLAGSRFLSKRAAVSPTPVA
- a CDS encoding HEAT repeat domain-containing protein, producing MGWTFLLSRDLPKFVAITLISAGLISLAVPSLSYAQFAGDYGRSSIGNRLSGDRVRDRMNRRQKGATITEWVRRLQNDRPETRLEAVKSLGDSKDPKAIEYLMSATADTDIRVKNKAIEYLGNLRATDATPVLVQQLFLREVNTGIKHKILVALGKIGDPRGAAPIMEFLKRRLDQNVRAVAIRALSDVGNDSVLTYLDEVSRTEPSQPLRRLAADAAVSIRHRLSPEFSPVVPTFNKMMELRQKQERGEQEEK
- a CDS encoding cupin domain-containing protein; this translates as MPIVDNNTVPKFQLPGLEHQTLAGPEHGMKTLEMWMQTIAPGSGTPVHRHACEEAIVVLKGSGQCMVKGVTTAFGPNSTLRIPPDAIHQIMNTGSEDMHLVAALGQAPVRVCTADNQHMPLPWQS
- a CDS encoding DUF711 family protein, translated to MKIRAITIGSELRAPLDPHVITAGARLAKQLAQAYEAEGIAVQTLRFASQPFPQYLGGCSETECLRFALELQQCCRENGIDYCSLGPVDPQDPRETAFMAYLPRMIAETDSVFTSAILGDGTRSVSVKTAQAIARVMRQIAQMTSGGFGNLRFAGLVNCPAHIPFFPASFHQGAPAFAIALEAADVIAAACGPGIEFVELRSRLRQAIETQMLPVQEIATRFASPQFRYLGIDLSPAPGPQPEVSIAYALERLGRGQFGEPGTLAAAAAVTAALRETTLLTCGYCGLMLPVLEDAGLAARNNQGLLRLSSLLAYSAVCGTGLDTIPLPGDVTEEQLTAILLDVVSLGVKLHKPLSARLFPIPGKRAGEQTEFSFSYFVNTQVMAIA